The proteins below are encoded in one region of Syntrophotalea carbinolica DSM 2380:
- a CDS encoding HNH endonuclease, with the protein MDWLEASEEHIRRERQKARDLRRSQWWKNRIATGICHYCGKQVGARALTLDHIVPLVRGGRSTKGNCVAACKECNSQKQHLLPVEWEAYLEKLRQE; encoded by the coding sequence ATGGACTGGTTGGAAGCCTCGGAAGAACACATCCGCCGGGAACGGCAAAAAGCCCGCGACCTGAGACGCAGCCAGTGGTGGAAAAACCGTATCGCCACGGGGATCTGCCATTATTGCGGCAAACAGGTTGGAGCTCGGGCTTTGACCCTGGATCATATCGTGCCCCTGGTGCGGGGCGGACGCAGCACCAAGGGCAACTGCGTAGCGGCCTGCAAAGAATGTAACAGCCAGAAGCAGCATCTGCTGCCGGTAGAATGGGAAGCCTATCTGGAAAAGCTCAGGCAGGAATAA
- the glgA gene encoding glycogen synthase GlgA, whose product MNILLAASEVAPFAKTGGLADVAGALPQELHRLGHDVRIIMPLYRSVRKQHLSLQHLGELPAVKMGDAIRTGRLWQGSLQDVPVYFLEQDDYFDRDGLYGTSQNDYPDNAERFGFFGRGLLAALPQIGFKPEILHLNDWQTGLVPALLRTEWAEDPFYAGTATMTTIHNLGYQGLFPAETVATLGLDPALYTMEGLEYYDQVSFLKSGLVYADMITTVSETYCAEIQTPQMGHGFDGILHARAARLFGVLNGIDDKLWNPQCDPALTAPYSVDDLEGKAANKRQLQKQLGLSCDADVPLLTMVTRLASQKGLDLVEQAWEQLLQRGVQLVILGSGDQDFMDRFAQLGAQHPTQTAVRLGFDDRLARLIYAGSDMFLMPSHYEPCGLGQLIALRYGSVPVVRKTGGLADTVFDPQDQATQANGFTFREISPSAMLAALDRALALYRQPEGWKQLVRRGMQGDFSWRQSALRYVELYRKAVELHHA is encoded by the coding sequence ATGAATATTCTATTGGCCGCTTCCGAGGTGGCACCTTTTGCCAAAACCGGCGGCCTGGCCGATGTGGCCGGGGCCCTGCCGCAGGAACTGCATCGGCTGGGACATGACGTACGTATCATCATGCCTTTGTATCGCAGCGTGCGGAAGCAGCATCTCTCTCTTCAGCATCTGGGGGAGTTGCCGGCAGTGAAGATGGGCGATGCAATTCGAACCGGGCGTTTGTGGCAGGGGAGCCTGCAGGATGTGCCGGTCTATTTCCTGGAGCAGGATGACTATTTCGATCGGGACGGGTTGTACGGTACCTCTCAGAACGATTACCCCGACAATGCCGAGCGTTTCGGGTTTTTTGGCCGCGGCCTGCTGGCGGCACTTCCGCAAATCGGTTTCAAACCCGAGATCCTGCATCTCAACGACTGGCAGACCGGCCTGGTGCCGGCCTTATTGCGTACGGAATGGGCCGAAGACCCCTTTTATGCGGGCACCGCGACCATGACGACGATTCACAATCTCGGCTATCAGGGGCTGTTTCCGGCAGAGACTGTTGCGACCCTGGGACTCGACCCCGCCCTGTACACCATGGAAGGGCTGGAATACTACGACCAGGTATCGTTTCTGAAAAGCGGGCTGGTTTATGCCGACATGATTACCACCGTCTCCGAAACCTACTGTGCGGAAATTCAGACCCCGCAGATGGGGCACGGTTTCGACGGAATTCTGCATGCGCGTGCGGCCCGACTGTTCGGGGTGCTCAATGGGATCGACGACAAGCTGTGGAATCCGCAATGCGACCCTGCTCTGACCGCTCCGTACAGTGTCGATGACTTAGAAGGAAAGGCGGCCAACAAACGCCAGCTGCAAAAACAGCTGGGTCTGAGCTGCGATGCCGATGTACCGCTGTTGACCATGGTCACCCGCCTGGCCAGTCAGAAAGGCCTCGATCTGGTGGAGCAGGCCTGGGAGCAGCTGCTGCAACGGGGAGTACAATTGGTGATTCTGGGCTCGGGCGATCAGGATTTCATGGACCGCTTTGCGCAGCTGGGGGCTCAGCATCCGACGCAAACGGCGGTACGTCTCGGTTTCGACGATCGCCTGGCGCGCCTGATATATGCCGGCAGCGATATGTTCCTGATGCCCAGCCATTACGAACCGTGCGGGCTGGGGCAGCTCATTGCCCTGCGTTACGGCAGCGTGCCGGTGGTGCGTAAAACCGGTGGGCTGGCCGATACGGTATTCGATCCGCAGGACCAGGCAACGCAAGCCAATGGCTTTACTTTCCGGGAGATATCCCCCTCGGCCATGCTGGCGGCCCTCGATCGGGCACTGGCCCTGTATCGGCAACCCGAGGGCTGGAAGCAGCTGGTGCGTCGCGGCATGCAGGGAGATTTTTCCTGGCGGCAATCGGCGTTGCGCTACGTCGAACTTTATCGAAAAGCCGTGGAGTTGCACCATGCTTGA
- a CDS encoding alpha-amylase family glycosyl hydrolase, which yields MTPSIDPLSSPLSGAEPYFSLSLQLSAVARQQLALPPSAVPASRLYRLREVAARMWQLHPEPACSAGCLEMLAVLSGVLRWLAHRHLRERHCAIGRDGVSVARQAVSLPGLRRSQEAFVELFPPDALQGDLASHAFLYGPRGDSGRLQTLLELLVLSVQNANPAAAVFRWLFDDAELSQRIPYRATLQALDTSLRQTKVAGVLDQPLLELLRAPIEAAPDSLEGQLAFVRQQWQGLLPDDLLLAIDAGLGVRAEEVRMRGGGPGPQVAPDYTVGPVVDEERFSLDSDWMSDLVLLAKSVHVWFDQLSRQYGRPVHRLGDIPDEELDLLARRGFSGLWLIGIWERSPASRQVKRLRGNPEAEASAYALYDYRIADEFGGQADLDELDRRCRQRGIRLACDVVPNHTGIDSRWIQEHPDWFVQASYPPYPGYRFTGTDLSTDAGMSLYLEDGYWDHSDAAVVFKHVNHHTGEVRYIYHGNDGTHLPWNDTAQLNFLLPQVREAMIRTIVEVARNFRVIRFDAAMTLAKKHFQRLWFPLPGGGAGVPSRSEYSMSREEFERLFPVEFWREVVDRVAVEAPDTLLLAEAFWLMESFFVRTLGMHRVYNSAFMHMMKQEDNAKYRQLLKKTLAFNPEILKRFVNFMNNPDEATAVEQFGKGDKYFGVAVLLVTLPGLPMFGHGQVEGFREKYGMEFRRAYLREEVDGGFVAYHEKLIFPLLHRRALFSGSEHFNLYDFFTQGQVNEDVLAYSNRRGDQRALVVYHNRSLDTGGWVRSACPRVDAAGHARELTLVEALALQTGKKLYYRFRDHCTGLSYLRSADELDVQGLFVTLGPYQSHVFLDFVAINDTDGSWRQLWQHLGGRPVLDLDREYRKLRYASLLQALTSLLRDGGDFPRLDDNSRQRVVQDYADFLEALQSALGFSGDRDPLVARLEGELRRAAVLAHEHVLCSCEVLWPWLVLHALGALDPNPDTPDGVLEWLDRYLLVDAVSSQWSENLAEENLALLKLLLRHQSCNLQDETLGLGSLLDDPAVRAFLLVHRYQGQQWFNRERFERLVHAMLLTAGLDLSSSEISDFTQYRQRITTVLALAEDSGYQLEKFRQLV from the coding sequence ATGACTCCTTCCATCGATCCCCTGTCGTCACCTTTATCCGGCGCCGAGCCGTATTTTTCACTGTCGTTACAGCTGAGTGCTGTGGCGCGACAACAACTGGCCCTGCCACCATCGGCCGTTCCGGCTTCGCGGCTTTATCGGTTGCGCGAAGTAGCGGCCCGCATGTGGCAGCTTCACCCCGAGCCCGCATGCAGTGCCGGCTGTCTGGAAATGCTGGCGGTGCTCAGCGGCGTGTTGCGATGGCTCGCGCACCGGCATCTTCGGGAACGCCACTGTGCCATCGGCAGGGACGGGGTGTCGGTGGCCCGGCAGGCGGTATCTCTGCCCGGGCTACGGCGCAGCCAGGAAGCGTTTGTCGAGCTTTTCCCTCCGGATGCGCTTCAAGGCGACCTGGCGTCCCATGCCTTTCTTTATGGGCCACGTGGTGACAGCGGACGGCTCCAGACGTTGCTGGAACTTCTGGTTTTGTCGGTACAGAATGCCAATCCGGCGGCAGCTGTCTTCCGATGGCTGTTCGATGATGCCGAGTTATCGCAACGGATTCCCTATCGCGCCACCCTGCAGGCCCTGGATACGTCTCTTCGCCAGACCAAGGTTGCCGGCGTTCTCGATCAGCCGCTTCTGGAATTGCTGCGAGCGCCCATCGAGGCGGCGCCGGACAGCCTGGAGGGGCAGCTGGCTTTTGTGCGTCAGCAGTGGCAAGGCTTGCTGCCGGACGATCTGCTGCTGGCCATCGATGCCGGACTCGGGGTGAGGGCCGAGGAGGTCCGGATGCGTGGCGGTGGCCCCGGGCCGCAGGTCGCGCCCGATTATACCGTGGGCCCGGTCGTGGATGAAGAACGCTTTTCCCTGGACAGCGACTGGATGTCCGACCTGGTGCTGCTGGCCAAATCGGTGCATGTCTGGTTCGATCAGCTGTCCCGTCAGTACGGTCGCCCCGTGCATCGCCTGGGGGACATACCCGATGAGGAGCTGGACCTTCTGGCCCGTCGTGGTTTTAGCGGGTTGTGGCTTATCGGCATCTGGGAGCGATCCCCGGCTTCCCGGCAGGTCAAACGCTTGCGCGGCAACCCCGAGGCCGAGGCTTCGGCCTATGCTCTGTACGATTACCGGATCGCCGATGAATTCGGCGGGCAGGCGGATCTTGATGAGCTTGACCGGCGTTGCCGGCAGCGGGGCATTCGTCTGGCCTGTGACGTGGTGCCCAATCATACCGGCATCGATTCGCGCTGGATACAGGAGCATCCCGACTGGTTCGTGCAGGCGTCGTATCCGCCCTATCCGGGCTATCGTTTTACCGGCACTGACCTGTCGACGGACGCTGGCATGAGTCTTTATCTGGAAGATGGTTACTGGGATCACAGCGATGCGGCGGTGGTCTTCAAGCATGTCAACCACCACACCGGCGAAGTGCGCTATATCTACCATGGCAACGACGGTACCCATTTGCCCTGGAACGATACGGCCCAGCTCAACTTCCTGTTGCCGCAGGTGCGTGAAGCCATGATTCGTACCATTGTCGAGGTGGCCCGCAACTTTCGTGTCATTCGCTTCGATGCCGCCATGACCCTGGCCAAAAAGCACTTCCAGAGGCTTTGGTTTCCTTTGCCCGGTGGCGGGGCGGGGGTGCCGTCGCGGTCGGAGTACAGCATGAGCCGCGAGGAATTCGAGCGGCTGTTTCCGGTCGAATTCTGGCGCGAGGTGGTGGACAGGGTGGCGGTCGAGGCTCCCGATACGCTGTTGCTGGCCGAAGCCTTCTGGCTGATGGAGAGTTTCTTTGTCCGAACCCTCGGCATGCACCGGGTCTACAACAGTGCCTTCATGCATATGATGAAGCAGGAAGACAATGCAAAATATCGCCAGTTGCTCAAAAAGACTCTGGCTTTTAATCCTGAAATTCTCAAACGTTTCGTCAATTTCATGAATAATCCCGACGAAGCTACCGCCGTCGAACAGTTCGGCAAGGGAGACAAGTATTTCGGGGTGGCCGTGTTGCTGGTGACTCTGCCTGGCCTGCCCATGTTCGGGCACGGCCAGGTGGAGGGCTTCCGGGAAAAATACGGCATGGAGTTTCGTCGAGCTTACCTGCGGGAAGAGGTGGACGGCGGTTTTGTCGCCTATCACGAAAAGCTGATCTTCCCGCTGTTGCATCGGCGTGCGCTGTTCAGTGGTTCCGAGCATTTCAACCTCTACGATTTTTTCACCCAAGGTCAGGTGAACGAGGATGTGCTGGCCTACAGCAATCGTCGGGGCGATCAGCGTGCCCTGGTGGTTTATCATAACCGGTCGCTGGACACCGGCGGTTGGGTTCGGAGCGCCTGCCCCCGTGTCGATGCTGCCGGCCATGCCAGGGAGCTAACCCTGGTCGAAGCTCTGGCGTTGCAAACCGGGAAAAAACTCTACTACCGTTTTCGTGATCATTGCACGGGGTTATCTTACCTGCGGTCAGCAGATGAGCTGGATGTGCAGGGCCTGTTCGTTACATTGGGGCCTTACCAGTCCCATGTTTTTCTCGATTTTGTCGCGATCAACGACACCGATGGCAGCTGGCGGCAGTTGTGGCAACATCTCGGCGGCCGTCCGGTGCTTGACCTGGATCGGGAATACCGGAAATTACGCTATGCTTCTTTGTTGCAAGCCCTGACGTCGCTGCTGAGGGACGGCGGGGATTTTCCCCGCCTGGATGATAACTCCCGGCAGCGCGTTGTGCAGGACTATGCCGATTTCCTCGAGGCTTTGCAAAGCGCCCTCGGCTTTTCCGGCGACCGCGATCCTCTGGTGGCTCGCCTTGAAGGGGAACTGCGCCGGGCAGCCGTATTGGCGCATGAACACGTGCTCTGCAGCTGTGAAGTGTTGTGGCCCTGGCTGGTTCTGCATGCTCTCGGGGCCCTGGATCCGAACCCGGATACTCCCGACGGTGTGTTGGAATGGCTGGATCGCTACCTGCTGGTTGATGCCGTGAGTTCCCAATGGTCCGAAAATCTGGCGGAGGAAAATCTGGCGCTGCTGAAGCTGCTGTTGCGTCATCAGAGTTGTAACCTTCAGGATGAAACGCTTGGGTTGGGAAGTTTGCTCGATGACCCTGCGGTGCGGGCGTTTTTGCTCGTGCATCGTTATCAGGGACAGCAGTGGTTCAACCGCGAGCGTTTCGAAAGGCTGGTGCACGCCATGCTGCTAACCGCCGGCCTTGATCTATCGTCCTCCGAGATCTCTGATTTCACGCAATATCGCCAAAGGATAACCACAGTGTTGGCCCTGGCCGAGGACTCGGGCTACCAACTGGAAAAATTTCGCCAGCTCGTATAG
- a CDS encoding galactose-1-phosphate uridylyltransferase, translated as MSELRWDPFIDSWVAIVKERGRRPVDFITGRKRIETTVCPFCYGHENKTPAEVYALRPDGSPADQPGWRVRVIPNKFPILRIEGQIESRGEGLYDVKNGIGAHEVIIETPDHDRHPADLRATELADVFHAFRSRLIDLRRDKRFRHIVIYKNHGVEAGATIPHTHSLLLALPIIPPHLCTALRASREHFRRKERCLMCDLLAGELADGRRLVRVDTDFAVFTPFASRYPFSLRIVPRHHQHDFSMLTDQMMVALGETVRDVLGRLRSVLRDPPFNLVLHNAPSTLPQPGKPDFWSSLSCDYHWYFEIIPKIMEPAGFEWGTGFFINPTSPEEAARYLREAAV; from the coding sequence TTGTCCGAATTACGTTGGGACCCTTTTATCGATAGCTGGGTGGCAATCGTCAAAGAACGGGGGCGTCGGCCCGTCGATTTTATCACCGGACGCAAACGCATCGAAACGACGGTTTGCCCGTTTTGTTACGGGCACGAAAACAAGACCCCGGCGGAGGTTTACGCCCTGCGGCCGGACGGCAGTCCTGCCGATCAGCCCGGTTGGCGGGTTCGGGTCATCCCGAATAAATTCCCCATCTTACGTATCGAGGGACAGATCGAGTCCCGCGGGGAGGGCCTCTACGACGTCAAAAACGGCATCGGTGCCCACGAGGTGATTATCGAAACCCCGGACCACGATCGGCATCCCGCCGATCTGCGGGCAACGGAACTGGCCGATGTGTTTCACGCGTTTCGCTCGCGGCTGATCGACCTGCGGCGCGACAAACGGTTTCGGCACATCGTTATTTACAAGAATCACGGGGTGGAGGCCGGCGCCACCATTCCCCATACCCATTCACTGTTATTGGCCCTGCCGATCATCCCGCCCCACCTGTGCACGGCGCTACGGGCCAGCCGTGAGCATTTCCGGCGCAAAGAGCGCTGTCTGATGTGCGATTTGCTCGCCGGGGAGTTGGCCGATGGCCGGCGTCTGGTCCGGGTCGATACGGATTTCGCGGTTTTTACGCCTTTTGCTTCCCGGTATCCCTTCAGTCTGCGCATCGTACCGCGCCACCATCAACACGATTTTTCCATGTTGACCGATCAAATGATGGTGGCCCTGGGTGAAACGGTGCGCGATGTGCTGGGTCGGTTACGTAGTGTGCTCCGGGATCCGCCGTTTAACCTGGTGCTGCACAATGCACCGTCCACCCTGCCTCAACCGGGAAAACCCGACTTCTGGAGTTCCCTGTCCTGCGATTATCATTGGTATTTTGAGATCATCCCCAAGATCATGGAGCCGGCCGGTTTCGAGTGGGGAACCGGGTTTTTCATCAACCCGACCTCGCCGGAGGAGGCGGCCCGGTATCTGCGGGAAGCAGCGGTTTAA
- a CDS encoding glycoside hydrolase family 57 protein, producing MNVALIWHMHQPDYRDPLQDEVLLPWAFLHAVKDYGDMLQTAVDLGIRVTFNLVPTLVEQLQGYARGALHDRWLDLASRDPQGFGDGERAFLVEAFFSVNAERHIQPYSRYRELLALRDQGGVLAWQNFSVQDLRDLQVWFLLAWAGHYLRQEPGVVTELLAKGRLFEERDKQRLMQRYQQVVAGVLDRFRHAEAEAGIELSVTPYAHPILPLLCDTSEALRACSEAVLPATPFRFPEDARRQVCLGLRCATDCFGSRSRGVWPAEGGLSEAAVRILAEEGALWAASDETLLDRSLPDGLKDRRQLYRPYHLEGLPLLFRDRELSDRIGFVYATWPASDAAADLLGRLRALAELVPGGLVTLILDGENCWERYEDNGYPFLRAFYQGLSDDPGLRAVTVGEALATQHAEPLKRLAPGSWINGDFDIWIGHPEENRAWEWLGEARRSLQEVDDDLQAAALPHLLRAEGSDWFWWFGEHHRTDQASSFDQLFRHHLQALYRAAKRPVPGYLSYPLRAPQRRSRVWQPSGAVHPVIDGRVTDYFEWQGAGSVELASGGAMHDASFGLLGFYYGYDQKYFYLRFDFRRPLADLTGPAGELLVQIQVPTKARWEARLFVNGDRTVLRCVDGSGGGYGPGGARTIAEMGLPLDLLQLAPGSALILSWQLLASGRELARWPADGPLSLTYVGLDPENRTWPL from the coding sequence TTGAATGTTGCCCTGATCTGGCATATGCATCAGCCCGACTATCGGGATCCCCTGCAGGATGAGGTTCTGTTGCCGTGGGCCTTTCTGCATGCGGTCAAAGATTACGGGGATATGCTGCAAACCGCTGTTGATCTGGGGATTCGCGTTACCTTCAATCTGGTACCCACCCTGGTGGAACAATTGCAGGGGTACGCCCGCGGTGCATTACACGACCGCTGGCTCGATCTTGCCAGTCGCGATCCGCAAGGTTTTGGCGATGGCGAACGGGCTTTTCTGGTGGAGGCGTTTTTCTCCGTAAATGCCGAGCGGCATATCCAGCCTTACAGCCGCTATCGTGAACTTCTGGCGTTGCGCGACCAGGGTGGGGTACTGGCCTGGCAGAACTTTTCCGTTCAGGATCTGCGGGATCTGCAGGTATGGTTTCTGCTGGCATGGGCAGGGCATTACCTGCGCCAGGAGCCGGGGGTGGTGACGGAGTTGCTCGCCAAGGGGCGACTTTTTGAGGAGCGTGACAAACAGCGTCTGATGCAACGCTATCAGCAGGTTGTGGCGGGGGTTCTGGACCGTTTCCGGCATGCCGAGGCCGAGGCCGGCATCGAATTGTCGGTGACTCCCTACGCGCATCCCATCTTGCCCCTGTTGTGCGATACCAGCGAGGCGCTGCGTGCCTGCAGCGAAGCTGTGCTGCCGGCGACCCCCTTTCGTTTTCCCGAGGATGCCCGGCGCCAGGTGTGCTTGGGGCTACGCTGTGCCACGGATTGTTTCGGCTCCAGGTCGCGCGGTGTCTGGCCGGCCGAGGGGGGATTGAGCGAAGCCGCCGTGCGCATTCTGGCTGAAGAAGGCGCACTCTGGGCAGCCAGCGACGAGACTTTGCTGGACAGATCCCTGCCCGATGGTTTGAAGGATCGCCGCCAGCTCTATCGCCCTTATCATCTGGAAGGATTGCCGTTGTTGTTCCGGGACCGGGAGCTGTCGGATCGCATCGGTTTTGTTTATGCCACCTGGCCAGCCAGCGATGCGGCGGCTGATCTGCTTGGTCGCCTGCGGGCTTTGGCCGAGTTGGTACCGGGGGGATTGGTGACATTGATTCTGGACGGGGAGAATTGCTGGGAGCGCTACGAGGATAACGGCTATCCGTTTTTGCGAGCCTTTTACCAGGGGCTGAGTGACGATCCCGGGTTGCGGGCGGTCACCGTCGGCGAGGCCCTGGCGACGCAGCATGCAGAGCCGTTGAAACGTCTGGCTCCGGGATCCTGGATTAACGGCGACTTCGACATCTGGATCGGGCATCCGGAGGAAAATCGGGCCTGGGAGTGGCTGGGGGAAGCGCGCCGTTCCCTGCAGGAAGTTGACGACGATTTGCAGGCTGCGGCTCTGCCGCATCTTTTGCGTGCAGAGGGCAGCGATTGGTTCTGGTGGTTCGGCGAACATCATCGGACCGACCAGGCGAGCTCTTTCGATCAGCTTTTTCGGCATCATCTGCAGGCTTTGTACCGGGCGGCAAAGAGGCCCGTGCCGGGATACCTGAGCTATCCGCTGCGTGCTCCGCAACGCCGCAGTCGGGTATGGCAGCCGTCCGGTGCGGTGCATCCGGTAATCGACGGGCGGGTGACGGATTATTTCGAGTGGCAGGGGGCGGGCAGTGTGGAGTTAGCTTCCGGCGGCGCTATGCACGATGCCAGTTTCGGTTTGCTCGGATTTTATTACGGTTACGATCAAAAATACTTTTATCTGCGGTTCGATTTTCGCCGTCCGCTGGCGGATTTGACGGGGCCGGCCGGGGAACTGCTGGTGCAGATTCAGGTGCCAACCAAAGCGCGATGGGAGGCGCGGTTGTTTGTAAATGGCGACCGCACCGTATTGCGCTGTGTGGATGGCAGCGGCGGAGGATACGGACCCGGAGGCGCTCGCACCATCGCCGAGATGGGTTTGCCTCTGGATCTGCTGCAACTGGCACCGGGGAGTGCATTGATTCTATCGTGGCAGCTGTTGGCATCCGGAAGAGAGCTTGCACGTTGGCCCGCCGATGGCCCATTGTCCTTGACCTATGTCGGCCTCGATCCGGAGAACCGGACGTGGCCGCTTTGA
- a CDS encoding mannose-1-phosphate guanyltransferase gives MKAVIMAGGFGTRMQPLTINLPKPMVPLVNQPIMSHIIDLLKAHGISDVIMLLFHQPEIIKNYFGDGSELGVRITYVTPLEDFGTAGAVKAAAPYLDERFLVISGDLLTDFDLGAVLSFHEEKQALATITLTSVEDPLQFGVVITDQQGAITKFLEKPGWGEVFSDTINTGIYVLEPEVLEMIPEETNRDWSKDIFPRMLEEGRPLYGCLQQGYWADIGNTDAYLETCRDLWHGKVAASLPEPTLSDGSRQIYLGTDTLVAEADLSLLEGMVVIGDNSQVLGRAQLKNCIVGRNCVIEDEVELEDTILWDNVYVKRGCRLFGTVAGHRTRLGRGVVAEENTVIGDETNVGDEVYLRKDVKIWPRKSIESGSIVSTNLIWGDKWRKSLFEGASVRGLSNVELSPEFCAKLGAAYGSVLPRDSYVITSRDGQRSSRMLKRAFLGGLLSTGVNVRDIKQMPLPVMSYKLGTFGEVGGVHFHQFRDDPAATEIQFYDAEGFEISSGTAKSIERIFFKENFRRVHYAEPGEIRELPQLNAFYREGFQRALDAQLLRSFAPKVVIDLNHSPAGELLPGLLSDLGCEVVALNSHVEAGRSAVTPEQTSRAMEQLARITGTLEATAGFWLDPSGEQLRIIDESGVLLSETEALGVVVSLVSRCESTGNLVLPVSAPMAMERIAQDGGLTTRAVKNDARALLEAVAERGGLLTATMDGRFALPVFQGHFDGMFAAAKILEMLGRTGMSLGAMRRTLPARAYRHTQVPCSRQLKGGLMRKMSEHSVNLDASFIDGVKVRFDDDWVLVLPDQYRPVMHIVADSPDAQRAESLLVSYQGKVETWKKELTNSQAR, from the coding sequence ATGAAAGCCGTAATCATGGCAGGTGGGTTCGGAACCCGCATGCAACCTTTGACAATCAATTTACCCAAACCGATGGTACCGCTGGTCAACCAGCCCATCATGAGCCATATCATCGACCTTTTGAAAGCGCATGGTATTTCGGATGTGATCATGCTGTTGTTCCACCAACCCGAGATCATCAAGAACTACTTCGGCGACGGTAGCGAATTGGGGGTTCGCATTACCTATGTCACCCCGCTGGAGGATTTCGGTACCGCCGGTGCCGTCAAGGCGGCGGCTCCCTACCTGGATGAACGGTTTCTGGTTATCAGTGGCGATCTGCTGACCGATTTCGACCTGGGCGCGGTACTGTCCTTTCATGAGGAAAAGCAGGCTCTGGCCACCATTACCCTGACCTCCGTCGAGGATCCCCTGCAGTTCGGCGTGGTGATCACCGATCAGCAGGGCGCGATTACCAAATTTCTGGAGAAACCGGGCTGGGGCGAGGTCTTTTCGGACACCATCAATACCGGCATCTATGTACTCGAACCCGAAGTACTGGAGATGATTCCCGAGGAAACCAACCGCGACTGGTCCAAGGATATCTTCCCGCGTATGCTGGAGGAAGGTCGGCCCCTGTACGGCTGTCTTCAGCAGGGCTATTGGGCCGATATCGGCAATACCGATGCCTACCTGGAAACCTGTCGGGACCTGTGGCACGGCAAGGTTGCAGCTTCCTTGCCCGAGCCGACGTTGTCCGACGGTTCGCGCCAGATTTATCTGGGAACCGATACCCTGGTGGCCGAAGCCGACCTGTCTCTGCTCGAAGGAATGGTGGTCATCGGCGACAACAGCCAGGTACTGGGGCGTGCCCAGCTCAAGAACTGCATTGTCGGACGCAACTGCGTCATCGAAGACGAAGTGGAACTGGAAGATACCATTTTGTGGGACAACGTTTATGTCAAACGGGGCTGTCGGCTGTTTGGCACGGTGGCGGGGCATCGTACCCGCCTGGGCCGCGGGGTGGTCGCGGAGGAAAACACCGTCATCGGCGATGAGACCAATGTCGGGGATGAGGTGTATCTGCGCAAGGACGTTAAAATATGGCCGCGCAAATCCATCGAAAGTGGTTCCATTGTAAGCACCAATCTCATCTGGGGGGACAAGTGGCGCAAAAGTCTGTTCGAGGGCGCTTCGGTCAGGGGGTTGAGCAACGTGGAGCTGTCCCCGGAATTCTGCGCCAAGCTTGGTGCGGCCTACGGTTCGGTGTTGCCGCGCGACAGTTATGTGATCACCAGTCGCGACGGGCAACGCTCATCGCGCATGCTTAAGCGCGCTTTCCTCGGCGGATTGCTGTCCACCGGGGTCAATGTGCGGGATATCAAGCAGATGCCCCTGCCGGTGATGAGCTACAAACTCGGTACGTTTGGCGAAGTCGGCGGGGTGCATTTCCACCAATTCCGCGACGATCCGGCCGCCACCGAGATTCAGTTCTATGATGCCGAGGGTTTCGAAATTTCTTCCGGAACCGCCAAGTCCATTGAACGCATATTTTTCAAGGAAAACTTCCGCCGCGTGCATTACGCCGAACCCGGGGAAATCCGCGAATTGCCGCAATTGAATGCCTTCTACCGGGAAGGGTTTCAGCGCGCTCTGGATGCCCAATTGTTGCGATCCTTCGCACCCAAGGTTGTCATCGACCTCAATCACTCGCCCGCCGGCGAATTGCTGCCCGGATTACTCAGCGATCTGGGTTGCGAGGTTGTCGCCCTCAATTCCCATGTTGAGGCAGGGCGCAGTGCCGTGACGCCGGAGCAGACCAGCCGAGCTATGGAGCAGTTGGCCCGCATTACCGGCACCCTGGAGGCAACGGCAGGTTTCTGGCTCGATCCCTCCGGAGAGCAATTGCGCATCATCGACGAGAGCGGTGTTCTGCTTTCGGAGACCGAAGCTCTGGGGGTGGTGGTGTCTCTGGTAAGCCGGTGCGAAAGTACCGGAAACCTGGTGTTGCCGGTTTCGGCGCCGATGGCCATGGAGCGCATTGCCCAGGACGGGGGACTCACTACCCGGGCGGTCAAGAACGATGCCCGCGCTCTGCTCGAAGCGGTTGCGGAACGCGGCGGGCTTCTGACCGCCACCATGGATGGGCGTTTTGCCCTGCCGGTTTTTCAGGGGCATTTCGACGGTATGTTCGCCGCTGCGAAAATTCTTGAGATGCTTGGGCGTACCGGCATGTCTCTGGGAGCTATGCGTCGGACCCTGCCTGCCAGGGCTTATCGCCATACCCAGGTCCCCTGCAGCCGGCAACTCAAGGGCGGCCTGATGCGCAAGATGAGTGAACATTCGGTTAATCTCGATGCCTCTTTCATAGATGGGGTGAAGGTTCGTTTTGACGATGACTGGGTACTGGTGTTGCCCGACCAGTACCGTCCGGTGATGCATATCGTGGCCGATTCCCCCGATGCCCAGCGTGCGGAAAGTCTGCTGGTTTCCTACCAGGGCAAAGTCGAGACCTGGAAAAAAGAACTGACGAATTCCCAAGCGAGGTAG